One window of the Candidatus Dependentiae bacterium genome contains the following:
- the rpsR gene encoding 30S ribosomal protein S18 → MTKKIKLKISARLVKKRTRRNGAGPNKHCRFCGKKEYALNLDYKNATFLKGFLTERGKILPSRISGNCALHQRELSREIRKARVMSLLPYTTQYL, encoded by the coding sequence ATGACTAAGAAAATTAAATTAAAAATTAGCGCTCGATTAGTAAAAAAACGTACACGACGCAATGGCGCAGGTCCAAACAAGCATTGTCGTTTTTGTGGGAAAAAAGAGTATGCATTGAATCTTGATTATAAAAATGCAACTTTTTTGAAAGGTTTTTTAACTGAGCGTGGTAAAATTTTACCTTCACGTATTTCTGGTAACTGTGCATTGCACCAACGTGAATTGTCACGTGAAATTCGTAAAGCTCGTGTAATGTCTTTATTGCCATACACAACTCAATATCTTTAA
- the rpsF gene encoding 30S ribosomal protein S6, producing MMHRYEVLMLAVPEITQDETKSIEKQIDSVVRQSNGSLISFERWGKYKLSYPVDRNDYGIYFLARFETDKAETALNEISSLFKIRLNNIVMRNMLTKLEPNQSLAYQRPKSLEDAPETTNSRGFMDERKKIEGLISAVDGKKGQVTDIDFEEMEEDTEFDDQE from the coding sequence ATGATGCACCGTTATGAAGTACTTATGCTTGCGGTACCTGAAATTACCCAAGATGAGACAAAATCTATCGAAAAACAGATTGATTCTGTAGTTCGCCAATCAAATGGATCATTGATATCATTTGAGCGCTGGGGTAAATATAAATTATCATATCCAGTAGATAGAAATGATTATGGCATATACTTTCTAGCTCGCTTTGAAACTGACAAAGCAGAAACAGCATTGAATGAAATATCATCATTGTTCAAAATCAGGTTAAACAACATTGTAATGCGTAATATGTTGACCAAGCTTGAACCAAATCAGTCACTTGCATATCAGCGTCCAAAATCTTTAGAAGATGCGCCGGAAACAACAAATTCACGCGGATTCATGGATGAACGTAAAAAGATTGAAGGCTTGATTTCTGCAGTAGATGGCAAGAAAGGTCAAGTAACAGATATTGATTTTGAAGAAATGGAAGAAGATACTGAATTTGATGACCAAGAATAA